Below is a window of Candidatus Nanosynbacter sp. HMT-352 DNA.
AGGTTTTTATCAGCAATAATCTGTGCCAGCAATTCGTCGCGCTTGCTGGTTTTTATGCCTAATTTTCGTGCCAAGACTAGCTCTGGGTGATCTTCCGGTAAAGCAGCGGTGTAAATAAACCAGTCAAATGGTGATTTATCGTGCTCTGATTGCAGGAACGCGCCAGATTGATCAAAAGAAATAGGAATTCCAGCTGACTCTAATTCGTTTGTGATTAGACTTGGTGATCTGTCGGAGCCGCAAACGTCATATCCAGCCTCTAAAGCAATTCTACTCAGCGGTCCGATGCCAACGCCGCCAATTCCTGAAAAATAAATTCGCATACAAATATTATACCACCGCAGCGGTAACAATATTCACGTCATTGGGATAATTTGCTATACTAAAATCATAGAGAAGGTGGTGGGATGGCTATAGACAAGAAGAAAACTAAGTTCAGAATTAAGCGACTCAGTCAGATTAAGACTTGGCAGTTGGTTATTTTATTGATTATGTCTGGTTTTATTTCGGCAACTTTTTTGAGGTTGAATAATGTTGGTATGGTCGAACGACGAGAATCTGTGGAGCATGCAGATAGGGCTGGAGATATAGTCAATCTTCAGCAGCGACTATACGATTTGCAGCGTTATGTATCTACACATATGAACGCTGATCCGGGGAAGATTGCGCTGGATCATGCGTATAAACAAATGTATGACCGGAAGCTGAAAGAGTTCGAGGAGGAGATAAAAAATCAGTCTAACAATGATACTGTGTCGAAAGTTAGGGCTGTCTGTGATGCTAGAGCGCAGCAAGGCGGTTACGGCCGATTTACGACACAGGCGGATCCGAGGTATATCAATTGTATTAACGAGGAGTGGGCGAAATATCCTGCCGCGAAAGCCACTAACTTGCAGTTTGAAGCGCCTTCAACTGAGCCGTATTATCACACTTTCGTCTCGCCGATATGGTCAGCTGATTACGCGGGGTGGTCTTTGCTAGTGACGATATTTATTGCCATGATTATCGTAATGAGGTTGGTTATTCTGGGGATGTTAAAGTTGATGATTAGACGACGAAATAAGCTTTTTTAGCTTGACAGGGGTGATATAGAGATAGTAATCTATATAGGTATATCATTAATAGGAGGTATATAACCAAATGGCTTATAAACATACCAACTCAAAGGGCATCACATATTACTTGCATAAGACTGACGTAACTTTGCGCGGTGGCAAGACTCAAACTATTTACTTCTTCGCTAAGGTTGAGAAGAATGAAAAGGGTACACCATGTGATCTACCAGAAGATCGTATTGTGAAAGAAAACCCACGCAACGGCTTTTTGACAATTTCTAAGAAAAAATAGTCCTTTGCTTGCACCATAAGCGCGTTTGGTGATATAGTATAACCAAACAAACAGGTGCCACAACTCCTCTGTAAAAAGCAGGGGAGTTTTTTGTTGGGGTTGATTATTTGTGGATATTGTGGTATAATAGCTACCGTATGGAGTTGAAGACGGCTGAAGTGTTGGATCTTGCTAGACCGAACAGAGCGGGCGTTATTGATGTTGTTGATTCGGACGGTAATGTTGTGCCGTTGGACTATTTAGGCGAAGATTTTGTTCCTGATGCGAATAGTTATAGTGATAAAGATTTTACGAAGAGAAATAGAATTATAGTTGAGATGTGTGATCTTTTCGGTAGGATTCGTCGTCGTGCTGGCTTTGCCGAATGTCATAGAGGTCGTGGCGACTATGATCGAGCTCGTCGCATAGAAAGAAACAGGGGTAGTGATATTTCTGAAGTTGGCAGACTTGCTATAAGCGCTTGTGAAGCATGTCCACTTAAGCTTGATTGTGAACTGTATGGTAAATTAGGAGGGGCTGTCCTAAGTGATGTTTTGGATTATAAAAAAGTTCGCACAGCCACATCTCTGACTAAAGCAGGCAAGAAACGTTCGGGTTGGAATAAGGGTTGCATAGATAATAATGCGTAAAGAAAAAGCCCCCTTCTAGACGAAGAGGGATTTTTCTTGGTGGCGGGGGTAGGATTTGAACCTACGACCTTTTGGTTATGAGCCAAACGAGCTACCAGGCTGCTCTACCCCGCGATACATAATTATGATATCAGCCTAGCGTAATAATTGCAACACCTTAGTGTTTATGACTGTTTCCTCCAAATAGAAAGTTCATCCATTGCTGGAAGTTGCTATCTGTTCGCTTCGCGCTCGACGCAAGTTTTTGGGCGAGTGTGGCGCTTTCGAAAGATTGGGTGATGAGCTGTTTTTCGCCGGGTAGACCTTTTCCTGTGCGCTGTCTAATGGTTAATTCTTGATATTCTTCGCTTTGATAATATTTCGATTCGTATTCCAGCAAGGCGACTTGTAATTTTTCTATTTCCACTTGCTGGCGTTTGTTGTCAATAGAGCGTTGCAGTTCGTAGTTTTTTTGCATTGATTCAATGGAGCCCCAGGCCCAACTCATGGCAATTAAAATCGCAGCAGCAATAACGACATTATTTAGGGTCAAATAGTCGTGCTGTATTCTGTAAATTAATCGTTTGAGTTTTAATTTGTTCATTTTTGCAAATTTAATATCTACCACATAATATTGTAGCAGGAATGGTAAAAATATTCATCTTATGATTATCAAATTCAGACTGTGGTGGGGGCGGCTGGGATCGAACCAGCGACCAATCGGTTATGAGCCGACTGCTCTAACCCCTGAGCTACGCCCCCGTGAGACTTATTATAGCGCATCAGAGGTAATTATAGAAGTTTTCCAGCGGCAATTCGCACGGCTTCTGACCAAGAAGTAAAACAATGCGGAGTGGACGCTAGTTCTTCGCTGGTAATTTTATGTCGAACGGCCAGGGCTAGCTCAGCTGCCATATCGCTAGCGTGCGGTCCGACGATCGTTCCGCCTATGATAACTCGTTTTTTGTCAACGATCAATTTCACAAAACCTATTCGCTGGTCGGTAATATTGCTGCGTACCGTAGTCGTGAGCGGAACAATTGCTATTTTTGCGCTTATTCCTTTCACCTTACAATCATATTCATTCATTCCAATTTGAGCTATTTCTGGCTGAGTAAATGCAACTTGTAAGCGTGGGGAATCATTGAATTTAATCTTATTATTATGTAGCAAATTATGAGCCGCAATACGACTCTGCGCTAAAGCTGTGTGAGTTTGGATATTAGCGTCAGTTACATTTCCTGCGGCAAAAATATGCCGAGCGGAAGTTTGCAGGTAAGAATTAACCAAAATGCCATTTTCGGTATATTTTACGCCAGCGTTTTCTAATCCTAAATCTGTCGCAGGCAATTGTTGGTCGGCAATTAGAATCTCATCAACGCGCACAGATTTTTCTATTCGCCCCTGCAGAAAAGTGACGCGCTTTTGTATAGACGATTTTTGTATAGCGATAATCTTAGTGCGAGCTAAGATTGAAATATTGCGATTTTTTGCGTCATTCGTAACCAAAGCACTGACTTCTGGGTCAAATGTTGATAATATTCTGGACGATTTTTCTGCTACGTAAACTTTTGTTCCCAGGGTGGAGAAGATATGTGCCAATTCTAGTGCCGTAGCTCCCGCGCCAACAATGAACATGGTTTTTGGTGGGCGCTTCAAGCTAAAAATAGTTTTTGGAGTGTGATAAGAAACGGCACTTAATCCAGGTATTTCTGGAATTTGCCAATCAGATCCAGTTGCAATGAGAAATTTGCGAGCGGACAAATATCTGCGATTGACGGCTATTTCATTCGGACTCAAGAAATGTGCATTGCCAGCAAAAACACTAATGCCTTGCTTTTCGTAATAATAGCGATTGCCGCCAGCTCCAGTTCTCTTTACGACTTTGTCTTTCCAGGAGAGTAGAGAAGGGTAATTATACCCAACCGAGTTGGTGCGCAGTCCAAACTTAGCGGCATCTTTGGCTGTTTGATAAACGTTAAGAGCGTGAGTTAAGAATCCAGTTGGTACATCTCCCCAGTTTGGCGATTCCCCGCCGAATGTTGATTTTTCTACAACAGCAACTTTTTTTCCGGCACTTGCTAATATGCTGGCTGCGGGTGACCCGCCAGCGCCGCTACCAATTACGATATAGTCATAGTCAAAAGTTGGTTTTTGCGACATCAAATCTCCTAAATTATGGTTTTATAATTTTTATATAAATAGGCTGCGTCAGGATGTAGAGTTTTCATAATATGTTGTGCTTGGCGGCGGATATCGGCAGAGGTTATTTCTGGGTGAGTTTCACACCAATTCATAACGCCCAAAGTGACGGTTTTTGCAATGTCTTGAGCTTGACCTTCTGGCGTACGAACGCTTAGGCAAGTGGCAATTATGGAATTATGGAGCTTGTCTGGACTAAACTCCTCTGGAGGTCGTTTTCCTTGTTTGATGACGTCAATTTGACCTGGCTTTACCATAAATTGCCTCCGTAGCTAATGACGCCAATAACGCGGTCGACAAATAGGAATGCTGCTAAAATTAATAAGCTACCGCCGCTGGCGAATTGCAAAAATCTCTTATGGTCTTCTCGCCAACGCTGTAAATTAGAGATGCTGCGTCCGCTGCCGATCAAGACGATAACGACAAGCAACGGCAGTGCGGACACGATGACGTAGATCGCTATGCTGATGATTTGCAAGAAGGGGTTTGGTAGGGTGATAATGGCCAGACTGGCGGCGATAATTGGCGCGATGATGAATACAATTTCTGCAATAACGCTAATTATTCCCAGAGCAAAGCTTTCTATGGAATTTTTGGTTTTTTTGGTGCGCTTGTTTAAATATTCTGCAAAATTGCGTGGAAGCCATAATGAAGTTCCTGGTTGTCGTCGAAAGTAGAATGCCCAAATTGCGATTCCTAAGCCAAACATCATTCCTGAAGAGACGGCGGCAACGAGTTGTTCTGCGCTGGTGGCGTGGTGGATGAATAGTGATAAGAAATAGGAGATTGAGCTGATAAGTAACAAGGTGATCATTGCGACTCCAAGTACAAAACTATTGCTCATACGAAAAATTTTTCTCTGGGCGGTTTTTTTGCCAATTGAATGTCCGCTAAGTAACGTTAAAACACTAACGCTAAGCTGAAAACTAGCGTGAATAATCGCTGCAAAAATTATGGTGGCCAGTGACGAGATTGTTACGGGGGTCATTTTTGTGTATAAATCCTTCCCTACCAGTGTACCACAAGCGGAATGAAAAGGTAAATAATGACCGAAAAAGGTATTGCTTTTTTGTCAAATTTATGATAGTATAAAGACAGTTAAATAATTAACACAAAAAGGAAAAAAAATATGGAAATCAACACCAGTGAATTAG
It encodes the following:
- a CDS encoding dihydrolipoyl dehydrogenase family protein: MSQKPTFDYDYIVIGSGAGGSPAASILASAGKKVAVVEKSTFGGESPNWGDVPTGFLTHALNVYQTAKDAAKFGLRTNSVGYNYPSLLSWKDKVVKRTGAGGNRYYYEKQGISVFAGNAHFLSPNEIAVNRRYLSARKFLIATGSDWQIPEIPGLSAVSYHTPKTIFSLKRPPKTMFIVGAGATALELAHIFSTLGTKVYVAEKSSRILSTFDPEVSALVTNDAKNRNISILARTKIIAIQKSSIQKRVTFLQGRIEKSVRVDEILIADQQLPATDLGLENAGVKYTENGILVNSYLQTSARHIFAAGNVTDANIQTHTALAQSRIAAHNLLHNNKIKFNDSPRLQVAFTQPEIAQIGMNEYDCKVKGISAKIAIVPLTTTVRSNITDQRIGFVKLIVDKKRVIIGGTIVGPHASDMAAELALAVRHKITSEELASTPHCFTSWSEAVRIAAGKLL